In Drosophila santomea strain STO CAGO 1482 chromosome 2L, Prin_Dsan_1.1, whole genome shotgun sequence, a single window of DNA contains:
- the LOC122756527 gene encoding histidine-rich glycoprotein-like, with the protein MPPPPPHHHHNPPPHGPPHHGPPHHEPHPPFQTPVHPIYYEPPHGNISGYNPPPPHGPYPYGPGYVAPGPPMQPR; encoded by the coding sequence ATgcctcctccaccaccgcaccaccaccacaacccACCGCCCCATGGGCCACCGCACCACGGACCACCACATCATGAGCCACATCCCCCGTTCCAGACGCCAGTGCATCCAATCTATTACGAACCACCTCACGGAAACATCTCCGGCTACAATCCTCCACCGCCACACGGTCCGTATCCATATGGACCAGGATATGTGGCCCCTGGACCTCCAATGCAACCGCGATGA
- the LOC120456817 gene encoding uncharacterized protein LOC120456817: MDKLRGNNAAGENPFKRPMNALQKQWYRVLLARRVGFGQRPPPDEREPTYADICRKRYAASFRRYNECFRREMAKHEEMQRCAIDAMRVHRTFAITTLWLPLHSKREINSTLETLEKVLTAKERRRLQEILKQGESWHSHR, from the exons ATGGATAAACTGCGAGGCAACAATGCGGCTGGCGAGAATCCCTTCAAGCGGCCGATGAATGCGCTCCAGAAGCAGTGGTACCGCGTTTTGCTGGCCCGCCGTGTGGGATTCGGTCAGCGTCCTCCGCCCGATGAAAGGGAGCCAACGTA CGCGGACATTTGTCGCAAGCGCTATGCGGCATCGTTCCGGCGATACAACGAGTGTTTCCGCCGGGAAATGGCCAAACATGAAGAGATGCAGCGATGCGCCATCGACGCCATGAGGGTGCACAG GACCTTTGCCATCACCACACTGTGGCTGCCTTTGCACTCGAAGCGGGAAATCAACTCCACGCTGGAAACCCTCGAAAAG GTGCTCACCGCCAAAGAAAGACGACGCCTGCAGGAGATTCTCAAGCAGGGCGAGTCCTGGCACTCGCATCGCTGA
- the LOC120443943 gene encoding nose resistant to fluoxetine protein 6, whose translation MVFRQLSSASSSLLIPAKMILLWMWILAAGVPTAQAYSSKDLLTWMQSSNFGYQVLQQALNDNQSSSASEASCLAEVRLLLQGAEAKSLPALRVFDAWGKFPQGLLYGHIMDMGNYESCLSLDLSQSLGNGMTISAAAKYCLSRMQFESLLMEAAGSDALTLSIGTCIPSSCSAAQLSRWMTGHLKDMFGQNSTGATVVQEKDCSLAHRDPMNGLDWFAVSILILLCAVVLLATILDYSDVSNKLLGSFSLRKNLNQLLKTSSTPSPRVIPCLNGIRCLTIIWIILGHGYMYLLLAPNINAYDIVAWAQTPFSMVLQSGTTSVDTFFLLSGLLLVLTALREMDRTKGHLHVPLMYLHRLVRLTPVLALAVLIFMTLFPRLDSGPLWNQFTSSTELCSDTWWATLLYVQNYAAPGRMCLGHSWYLAVDMQLYIISPLLLIALYKWGRKAVAGIVLLILLLSGCVFSIVMLRELKVFDRYGNLGGDSTEMRLIYYTTHARATPWLIGLLFGYFLHHQNARKSRLPKWLALLLWILSLSMLATVIFAVYPYTQSGAGEISPLAGGFYLCCSRIAWPLALCWIIWACQNGLAPIVNEFLSWSFWQPLSKLSYCLYIWHLVVETVHIARSKTSLHFSNYDAFLRFWSDFGITLFVSLFMHLFVEVPLGRLEMELLKRRQKKADNAESPKVETSTEPTEVVPATSISRQNLVEP comes from the exons ATGGTATTCAGGCAACTAAGCAGCGCGAGCTCATCGCTCCTCATCCCAGCCAAGATGATCCTGCTCTGGATGTGGATCTTGGCGGCGGGCGTACCCACTGCCCAGGCGTACAGCTCCAAGGACCTGCTGACTTGGATGCAGTCCAGCAACTTTGGCTACCAGGTGCTCCAGCAGGCCTTGAATGACAACCAATCCTCGTCTGCTTCTGAGGCGTCTTGCCTGGCGGAGGTTCGCCTGCTCCTTCAGGGAGCGGAGGCCAAATCCTTGCCAGCTCTTCGAG TTTTCGATGCCTGGGGAAAGTTTCCGCAAGGACTGCTCTACGGACACATCATGGACATGGGCAACTACGAGTCCTGCCTCAGCTTGGATCTCAGCCAGAGTCTGGGCAACGGCATGACCATCAGTGCCGCAGCCAAGTATTGCCTGAGTCGTATGCAGTTCGAGAGTTTGCTCATGGAAGCCGCCGGCTCAGATGCCCTCACCTTGAGTATAGGCACCTGCATACCCTCGTCCTGCAGTGCCGCCCAACTGAGTCGGTGGATGACTGGTCATCTGAAGGATATGTTTGGGCAGAACTCGACGGGCGCCACGGTGGTGCAGGAAAAGGACTGCAGCTTGGCGCACAGAGATCCCATGAATGGACTTGACTGGTTTGCCGT GTCAATTCTCATCTTATTGTGCGCTGTCGTTTTGCTGGCTACAATTTTGGACTACAGCGACG TTTCCAACAAGCTGCTGGGTTCCTTTTCCCTTCGCAAAAATTTAAACCAGTTGCTAAAGACCTCGAGCACACCATCGCCGCGAGTGATACCCTGTCTGAATGGCATTCGCTGCTTGACCATCATCTGGATCATACTGGGCCACGGCTACATGTACCTCCTGCTGGCGCCCAACATCAATGCCTACGACATCGTGGCCTGGGCCCAGACGCCCTTCTCCATGGTCCTGCAGAGCGGCACTACGTCCGTGGACACCTTCTTCCTGCTCAGTGGACTGCTCCTGGTTCTGACCGCCCTGCGGGAGATGGATCG CACCAAGGGGCATCTCCATGTGCCACTGATGTATCTGCACCGTCTGGTGCGCCTGACTCCCGTCCTGGCCCTGGCCGTGCTCATCTTTATGACTCTTTTCCCTCGACTGGACAGTGGTCCGCTGTGGAATCAGTTCACCAGCTCCACGGAGCTCTGCAGCGATACCTGGTGGGCCACTCTGCTCTACGTCCAAAACTATGCAGCTCCTGGCAGGATG TGCTTGGGTCACTCGTGGTATCTGGCTGTGGATATGCAACTGTATATTATATCACCGCTTCTTCTGATCGCCCTCTACAAGTGGGGAAGAAAGGCTGTCGCGGGAATCGTCCTGCTGATCCTTCTGCTGTCCGGCTGCGTCTTCAGTATAGTTATGCTGCGGGAACTGAAAGTGTTTGATCGATATGG AAACCTTGGTGGCGACAGCACCGAGATGCGCCTCATCTACTACACCACCCATGCCAGAGCCACGCCCTGGTTGATAGGACTGCTTTTCGGCTACTTTTTGCATCACCAGAATGCACGCAAGAGCCGCCTGCCCAAGTGGTTGGCTTTGCTGCTGTGGATCCTGAGTCTGTCCATGCTGGCCACTGTAATCTTCGCCGTATATCCTTATACTCAGAGTGGAGCAGGCGAGATTTCCCCACTGGCAGGAGGTTTCTATCTGTGTTGCAGTCGGATTGCGTGGCCTTTGGCCTTGTGCTGGATCATCTGGGCGTGCCAGAATGGACTGGCACCCATTGTGAATGAGTTCCTGAGCTGGTCCTTTTGGCAACCACTTTCCAAGTTATCCTACTGCCTCTATATATGGCACCTGGTGGTGGAAACGGTTCATATAGCGCGAAGCAAGACGAGTCTGCACTTTTCAAACTACGACGCT TTTCTCCGCTTTTGGTCGGACTTTGGCATTACCTTGTTCGTATCCTTGTTCATGCACCTTTTTGTGGAGGTGCCATTGGGGCGCCTCGAGATGGAGCTGCTAAAAAGGCGTCAAAAGAAGGCGGACAATGCAGAGAGCCCCAAGGTAGAGACCTCTACTGAACCTACTGAAGTAGTTCCAGCAACAAGCATTTCCCGCCAGAACTTAGTCGAACCCTAA
- the LOC120458281 gene encoding carboxylesterase 1E has translation MQAQLKRNTWLLLLLLSVVILSSGASGGDAHVRVKRIVGGKQSKAPPVDDPVIFARLFNRDARVEGFRNPSTGIYSFLGMHYAEPPVGPLRYSRPVYKRLGGDLNATKHGQPCIQPHPQFPQRIIGDEDCLLLNVYTPQMPDESTGLPVFVWIHPGGYRYGSAAQYDATPMAQRGAIVVAPQYRLGSLGIMGDGTKQFDGNLAMFDLATALRWVTDYISYFGGNPKQVQAIGHGSGAASAMYLSMSPTSRSAGDVHGVVAMSGTALSQYAMDKEPVQSVQEVAKINGCPTGNELEIVNCMRSKSAEEIIKNDDKVQTERLAGRALVKGLTGNVGFQPHIESEDDGRALPSLIVGEPEQQLRSSNFSGIPLLTGVTKHETANSVTVETIENVFGSAEKFLGSLSDSLNKLTSFLKIDKLTGQIAKPELPGLTSVLTPTLQDVWKVPQALNVDQVLSKVVESTTDVLFNLPAVLTTQVWSKLAPAFMYSFEYNGTKSKGINFLKGLPIVSETAHDKPETVGHGDEIGYMFDANDIFGNPLEETRLTSAEDLKVRNNLIDLLVKFANREKKEGGKSSIFQSVTGKATPFIKIDTKLETSNDFRFCELSVLGASLSPLSSTSCAGLGSLLGQLGGLGGGLGGTLGGVGSTLGLGGNGGRKPGGGGLGLGIL, from the exons ATGCAGGCTCAGCTGAAGCGGAACACTTGGTTGCTGCTACTACTGCTTTCGGTGGTGATCTTGTCCAGCGGCGCGTCTGGCGGGGATGCGCACGTTCGGGTGAAACGCATAGTGGGTGGCAAGCAGTCGAAGGCGCCGCCCGTCGATGATCCCGTAATCTTCGCGAGACTCTTTAATCGCGATGCTCGCGTGGAGGGCTTCCGGAATCCCAGCACGGGCATCTACAGCTTCCTGGGAATGCACTACGCGGAGCCACCTGTTGGTCCCCTGCGATACTCCAGGCCGGTGTACAAACGGCTGGGTGGTGACCTCAATGCCACCAAACATGGCCAACCTTGTATACAACCGCATCCGCAGTTTCCCCAGCGGATTATCGGCGACGAGGATTGCCTGCTGCTGAACGTCTACACGCCGCAAATGCCGGATGAGAGCACGGGGCTCCCGGTGTTCGTTTGGATCCACCCGGGTGGCTATCGCTATGGATCGGCGGCCCAGTACGATGCCACGCCCATGGCCCAAAGGGGCGCCATCGTGGTGGCGCCTCAGTATCGCCTGGGATCCCTGGGCATCATGGGCGACGGCACCAAGCAGTTCGATGGAAACCTGGCCATGTTCGACTTGGCCACCGCTCTCCGCTGGGTCACCGATTACATCTCCTATTTCGGTGGAAATCCCAAGCAGGTGCAGGCCATCGGCCATGGATCCGGAGCAGCCAGTGCCATGTATCTATCGATGTCCCCGACGTCGCGGAGTGCTGGCGATGTTCACGGAGTGGTGGCCATGTCGGGAACCGCTCTCTCTCAATACGCAATGGACAAGGAACCCGTTCAGAGCGTCCAGGAGGTGGCCAAGATCAATGGCTGTCCCACGGGAAACGAGCTGGAGATCGTCAATTGCATGAGAAGT AAAAGTGCAGAGGAGATCATCAAGAACGATGATAAAGTTCAAACGGAGCGTTTGGCAGGACGTGCGCTGGTCAAAGGACTAACTGGAAATGTGGGCTTTCAGCCGCACATCGAAAGCGAGGACGATGGCAGGGCACTGCCCAGCTTGATAGTTGGAGAACCGGAGCAGCAGCTGAGGAGCAGTAACTTCTCGGGCATTCCCCTGCTAACTGGAGTCACCAAGCACGAGACAGCGAATTCCGTCACTGTGGAAACTATAGAAAATGTCTTTGGATCGGCGGAGAAATTCCTCGGATCCCTAAGTGATTCCCTAAACAAGTTAACGAGTTTTCTGAAAATCGACAAGCTAACTGGTCAGATCGCCAAGCCGGAACTGCCGGGACTCACGAGTGTCCTCACACCCACTCTGCAGGACGTTTGGAAGGTGCCGCAGGCTCTGAATGTGGATCAAGTGCTGTCCAAGGTGGTGGAGTCCACGACCGACGTGCTCTTCAACCTTCCGGCCGTTCTGACCACCCAGGTGTGGTCCAAGCTAGCTCCAGCCTTCATGTACAGCTTCGAGTACAATGGCACCAAGTCCAAGGGCATCAACTTCCTCAAGGGTCTGCCCATCGTCTCGGAAACAGCTCACGATAAGCCGGAAACAGTGGGTCATGGTGATGAGATTGGCTACATGTTCGATGCCAATGATATATTTGGGAATCCCCTGGAGGAAACACGTTTGACCAGCGCCGAGGATCTCAAGGTGCGCAACAACCTCATCGATCTCTTGGTCAAGTTTGCCAATAGGGAAAAGAAGGAGGGCGGAAAAAGTAGCATTTTCCAGAGCGTCACGGGAAAAGCCACTCCTTTCATCAAGATAGACACTAAGCTGGAGACCTCCAACGATTTTCGCTTCTGCGAACTGTCTGTTCTGGGCGCCTCGCTGTCTCCTCTAAGTTCCACTAGCTGTGCGGGATTGGGCAGCTTGCTGGGCCAACTCGGTGGTCTGGGAGGCGGTTTGGGAGGCACCCTGGGTGGAGTGGGCAGCACCTTGGGATTGGGTGGCAATGGAGGCAGAAAACCGGGTGGCGGAGGTCTCGGTCTGGGCATTTTGTAG